From a region of the Panicum virgatum strain AP13 chromosome 2K, P.virgatum_v5, whole genome shotgun sequence genome:
- the LOC120693353 gene encoding putative multidrug resistance protein isoform X1 — translation MAKDDGPAEIVEQKAAAPAPRSFASVFVHADAADVALMVLGLVGAMGDGMSTPVMLAITSRVFDDAGSGADHLQQFNSKMNENVRNTLFLAAAHWIAAFLEAYCCTRTAERQSSRMRARYLRAVLRQDVEYFDLTVGSTSQVVTGVSGDTLFVQDALSEKVPNFVMNVAMFVASYAVALALLWRLTLVSLLIVPGFLYGRAQAGLARRMREQYARPGAIAEQAMSSVRTVYSFAVERATVARFSAALEESVRLGLRQGLAKGLAVGSGGIRIAIFAFNVWYGSRLVMYHGYKGGTVYIVSVIIVVGGGALGSALSNIKYLTEASSAAERIMELIRRVAKIDSESGAGEVLENVAGEVEFRNVAFCYPSRPKSPVFVNLSLHVPAGRSVALVGASGSGKSTVIALLERFYDPSAGEVTLDGVDIRRLQLKWLRAQMGLVSQEPALFATSIRENIKFGKEDATEEEVTAAAKAANAHGFISQLPRGYDTQVGERGIQMSGGQKQRIAIARAILKSPKILLLDEATSALDSNSERAVQEALESVSVDRTTIMVAHRLSTIRNADMIVVMQSGEVKELGTHYELNAQENGIYSSLVRLQQTTDVGMTEEAGKTGSTDILRQSDSQSITRNFSVASRSSSSRLIGDAKYDGNLRDLKPPVPSFGRLLMLNAPELKQASAGIFSAIVSGGIQPVFAYAMGSVTSIFFSTDHQEIKKETRTYTLISAGLAMLTFLIKIYYLCPIQFMQNFLPFMQNSTAGVASWAAKAKGSAPHRPRPAASRRAILSPAPGAPGSGQTHTHRPRPTLQRWAATPTPTARAGSGTSCARRAPARSRSPCGTPCRRTARRRCSRTPMMPARLLPSDDGTMAPRHHPLPACGGSPCGRRAPGTTRTPCRRGGTGSGAGARPPMRPPRTMMAPPRRVADAAAPSRRLAGTRRRAP, via the exons ATGGCTAAAGACGACGGCCCGGCGGAGATAGTGGAGCAGaaggcggcggctccggctccgcGGTCATTCGCGTCAGTGTTCGTGCACGCAGATGCGGCGGACGTGGCGCTGATGGTGCTGGGCCTGGTGGGCGCCATGGGCGACGGCATGTCGACGCCGGTGATGCTGGCCATCACCAGCCGCGTCTTCGACGacgccggcagcggcgctgATCACCTCCAGCAGTTCAACTCCAAGATGAACGAG AACGTGAGGAACACGCTCTTCCTGGCTGCCGCACACTGGATCGCGGCGTTCCTAG AGGCCTATTGCTGTACGCGGACGGCGGAGCGGCAGTCGTCGCGGATGCGGGCACGGTACCTGAGGGCGGTGCTCCGGCAGGATGTGGAGTACTTCGACCTCACCGTGGGCTCGACGTCGCAGGTGGTCACCGGCGTCTCCGGCGACACCCTCTTCGTGCAGGACGCGCTAAGCGAGAAGGTGCCCAACTTCGTGATGAACGTCGCCATGTTCGTGGCCAGCTACGCCGTCGCGCTCGCGCTGCTGTGGCGGCTCACGCTGGTGTCGCTGCTCATCGTCCCCGGCTTCCTGTACGGCCGCGCCCAGGCCGGCCTGGCGCGCCGGATGCGGGAGCAGTACGCGCGCCCGGGCGCCATCGCCGAGCAGGCCATGTCGTCGGTCCGCACCGTGTACTCGTTCGCCGTGGAGAGGGCCACCGTGGCGCGGTTCTCCGCCGCGCTGGAGGAGTCGGTGCGGCTCGGGCTCAGGCAGGGGCTCGCCAAGGGCCTCgccgtcggcagcggcggcatccGCATCGCCATCTTCGCCTTCAACGTTTGGTACGGCAGCCGCCTCGTCATGTACCACGGCTACAAGGGCGGCACCGTCTACATCGTctccgtcatcatcgtcgtcggaggCGG AGCGTTGGGGTCGGCGTTGTCAAACATCAAGTACCTGACGgaggcgagctcggcggcggagaggaTCATGGAGCTGATCAGGCGGGTGGCCAAGATAGACTCGGAGAGTGGCGCCGGCGAGGTGCTGGAgaacgtcgccggcgaggtggagTTCAGGAACGTGGCATTCTGCTACCCGTCGCGACCGAAGAGCCCCGTCTTCGTGAACTTGAGCCTGCACGTGCCGGCCGGACGCTCGGTGGCGCTGGTGGGTGCCAGTGGCTCAGGGAAGTCGACGGTGATCGCGCTGCTGGAGCGCTTCTACGACCCGTCGGCCGGGGAGGTGACCCTCGACGGCGTGGACATCCGGAGGCTTCAGCTCAAGTGGTTGCGCGCGCAGATGGGGCTCGTCAGCCAGGAGCCAGCGCTGTTCGCGACATCGATCCGGGAGAACATAAAGTTTGGTAAAGAGGACGCCACGGAGGAGGAGGTCACGGCTGCAGCGAAGGCGGCCAACGCCCACGGCTTCATCTCGCAGTTGCCGCGGGGCTACGACACGCAG GTGGGTGAGCGTGGTATCCAAATGTCTGGAGGACAGAAGCAAAGGATTGCTATTGCTAGAGCAATCCTAAAGTCACCCAAGATCCTCCTCCTTGATGAAGCCACCAGTGCATTGGACAGTAATTCAGAGCGTGCTGTGCAGGAGGCGCTTGAATCGGTCTCCGTAGACCGAACAACTATTATGGTTGCACATCGTCTCTCTACAATCCGCAATGCTGATATGATTGTTGTCATGCAGTCTGGTGAGGTGAAGGAGTTAGGGACCCATTATGAGCTCAATGCACAAGAGAATGGCATATACTCATCTCTTGTACGCCTTCAACAAACCACAGATGTGGGCATGACTGAGGAGGCTGGGAAAACTGGAAGTACTGATATTTTGCGGCAATCAGACAGTCAAAGTATAACCAGGAATTTCTCTGTAGCAAGTAGGTCAAGCTCATCACGTTTGATAGGTGACGCAAAATATGATGGTAACTTAAGGGATCTAAAGCCTCCCGTGCCATCATTCGGGAGGCTACTTATGCTTAATGCGCCAGAGCTGAAGCAGGCATCAGCCGGAATCTTCAGTGCAATTGTATCTGGAGGTATACAGCCTGTGTTTGCCTATGCCATGGGCAGTGTGACCTCGATCTTCTTCTCGACAGATCATCAAGAGATCAAGAAGGAAACACGGACCTACACACTTATCTCTGCCGGCCTTGCAATGCTGACATTCCTTATCAAAATTTATTATCTTTGTCCCATACAGTTCATGCAGAATTTTCTTCCGTTCATGCAGAATTCGACGGCCGGCGTGGCTTCTTGGGCGGCAAAGGCAAAGGGCTCTGCACCTCATCGTCCTCGCCCCGCCGCCTCACGCCGGGCAATCCTATCTCCGGCACCAGGGGCGCCAGGTTCAGGTCAAACCCACACCCACCGACCGCGCCCGACCCTGCAGCGCTGGGCAGCGACGCCGACACCGACGGCCCGTGCAGGTAGTGGAACCTCTTGTGCCCGCCGAGCGCCTGCCCGGTCTCGAAGCCCCTGCGGCACACCGTGCAGACGTAccgcccggcgccgctgctCCCGGACGCCGATGATGCCTGCGAGGTTGCTTCCATCTGATGATGGAACAATGGCGCCGCGCCACCACCCGCTGCCGGCTTGCGGTGGCTCGCCTTGTGGCCGCCGAGCGCCTGGTACGACGCGAACGCCTTGCCGCAGAGGGGGCACCGGAAGTGGAGCGGGAGCTCGGCCGCCGATGAGGCCGCCGCGGACGATGATGGCGCCGCCACGACGTgtggccgacgcggcggcgccgtcgcgccggcttgctggcacgcggcggcgagcgccatgA
- the LOC120693353 gene encoding putative multidrug resistance protein isoform X2 → MRARYLRAVLRQDVEYFDLTVGSTSQVVTGVSGDTLFVQDALSEKVPNFVMNVAMFVASYAVALALLWRLTLVSLLIVPGFLYGRAQAGLARRMREQYARPGAIAEQAMSSVRTVYSFAVERATVARFSAALEESVRLGLRQGLAKGLAVGSGGIRIAIFAFNVWYGSRLVMYHGYKGGTVYIVSVIIVVGGGALGSALSNIKYLTEASSAAERIMELIRRVAKIDSESGAGEVLENVAGEVEFRNVAFCYPSRPKSPVFVNLSLHVPAGRSVALVGASGSGKSTVIALLERFYDPSAGEVTLDGVDIRRLQLKWLRAQMGLVSQEPALFATSIRENIKFGKEDATEEEVTAAAKAANAHGFISQLPRGYDTQVGERGIQMSGGQKQRIAIARAILKSPKILLLDEATSALDSNSERAVQEALESVSVDRTTIMVAHRLSTIRNADMIVVMQSGEVKELGTHYELNAQENGIYSSLVRLQQTTDVGMTEEAGKTGSTDILRQSDSQSITRNFSVASRSSSSRLIGDAKYDGNLRDLKPPVPSFGRLLMLNAPELKQASAGIFSAIVSGGIQPVFAYAMGSVTSIFFSTDHQEIKKETRTYTLISAGLAMLTFLIKIYYLCPIQFMQNFLPFMQNSTAGVASWAAKAKGSAPHRPRPAASRRAILSPAPGAPGSGQTHTHRPRPTLQRWAATPTPTARAGSGTSCARRAPARSRSPCGTPCRRTARRRCSRTPMMPARLLPSDDGTMAPRHHPLPACGGSPCGRRAPGTTRTPCRRGGTGSGAGARPPMRPPRTMMAPPRRVADAAAPSRRLAGTRRRAP, encoded by the exons ATGCGGGCACGGTACCTGAGGGCGGTGCTCCGGCAGGATGTGGAGTACTTCGACCTCACCGTGGGCTCGACGTCGCAGGTGGTCACCGGCGTCTCCGGCGACACCCTCTTCGTGCAGGACGCGCTAAGCGAGAAGGTGCCCAACTTCGTGATGAACGTCGCCATGTTCGTGGCCAGCTACGCCGTCGCGCTCGCGCTGCTGTGGCGGCTCACGCTGGTGTCGCTGCTCATCGTCCCCGGCTTCCTGTACGGCCGCGCCCAGGCCGGCCTGGCGCGCCGGATGCGGGAGCAGTACGCGCGCCCGGGCGCCATCGCCGAGCAGGCCATGTCGTCGGTCCGCACCGTGTACTCGTTCGCCGTGGAGAGGGCCACCGTGGCGCGGTTCTCCGCCGCGCTGGAGGAGTCGGTGCGGCTCGGGCTCAGGCAGGGGCTCGCCAAGGGCCTCgccgtcggcagcggcggcatccGCATCGCCATCTTCGCCTTCAACGTTTGGTACGGCAGCCGCCTCGTCATGTACCACGGCTACAAGGGCGGCACCGTCTACATCGTctccgtcatcatcgtcgtcggaggCGG AGCGTTGGGGTCGGCGTTGTCAAACATCAAGTACCTGACGgaggcgagctcggcggcggagaggaTCATGGAGCTGATCAGGCGGGTGGCCAAGATAGACTCGGAGAGTGGCGCCGGCGAGGTGCTGGAgaacgtcgccggcgaggtggagTTCAGGAACGTGGCATTCTGCTACCCGTCGCGACCGAAGAGCCCCGTCTTCGTGAACTTGAGCCTGCACGTGCCGGCCGGACGCTCGGTGGCGCTGGTGGGTGCCAGTGGCTCAGGGAAGTCGACGGTGATCGCGCTGCTGGAGCGCTTCTACGACCCGTCGGCCGGGGAGGTGACCCTCGACGGCGTGGACATCCGGAGGCTTCAGCTCAAGTGGTTGCGCGCGCAGATGGGGCTCGTCAGCCAGGAGCCAGCGCTGTTCGCGACATCGATCCGGGAGAACATAAAGTTTGGTAAAGAGGACGCCACGGAGGAGGAGGTCACGGCTGCAGCGAAGGCGGCCAACGCCCACGGCTTCATCTCGCAGTTGCCGCGGGGCTACGACACGCAG GTGGGTGAGCGTGGTATCCAAATGTCTGGAGGACAGAAGCAAAGGATTGCTATTGCTAGAGCAATCCTAAAGTCACCCAAGATCCTCCTCCTTGATGAAGCCACCAGTGCATTGGACAGTAATTCAGAGCGTGCTGTGCAGGAGGCGCTTGAATCGGTCTCCGTAGACCGAACAACTATTATGGTTGCACATCGTCTCTCTACAATCCGCAATGCTGATATGATTGTTGTCATGCAGTCTGGTGAGGTGAAGGAGTTAGGGACCCATTATGAGCTCAATGCACAAGAGAATGGCATATACTCATCTCTTGTACGCCTTCAACAAACCACAGATGTGGGCATGACTGAGGAGGCTGGGAAAACTGGAAGTACTGATATTTTGCGGCAATCAGACAGTCAAAGTATAACCAGGAATTTCTCTGTAGCAAGTAGGTCAAGCTCATCACGTTTGATAGGTGACGCAAAATATGATGGTAACTTAAGGGATCTAAAGCCTCCCGTGCCATCATTCGGGAGGCTACTTATGCTTAATGCGCCAGAGCTGAAGCAGGCATCAGCCGGAATCTTCAGTGCAATTGTATCTGGAGGTATACAGCCTGTGTTTGCCTATGCCATGGGCAGTGTGACCTCGATCTTCTTCTCGACAGATCATCAAGAGATCAAGAAGGAAACACGGACCTACACACTTATCTCTGCCGGCCTTGCAATGCTGACATTCCTTATCAAAATTTATTATCTTTGTCCCATACAGTTCATGCAGAATTTTCTTCCGTTCATGCAGAATTCGACGGCCGGCGTGGCTTCTTGGGCGGCAAAGGCAAAGGGCTCTGCACCTCATCGTCCTCGCCCCGCCGCCTCACGCCGGGCAATCCTATCTCCGGCACCAGGGGCGCCAGGTTCAGGTCAAACCCACACCCACCGACCGCGCCCGACCCTGCAGCGCTGGGCAGCGACGCCGACACCGACGGCCCGTGCAGGTAGTGGAACCTCTTGTGCCCGCCGAGCGCCTGCCCGGTCTCGAAGCCCCTGCGGCACACCGTGCAGACGTAccgcccggcgccgctgctCCCGGACGCCGATGATGCCTGCGAGGTTGCTTCCATCTGATGATGGAACAATGGCGCCGCGCCACCACCCGCTGCCGGCTTGCGGTGGCTCGCCTTGTGGCCGCCGAGCGCCTGGTACGACGCGAACGCCTTGCCGCAGAGGGGGCACCGGAAGTGGAGCGGGAGCTCGGCCGCCGATGAGGCCGCCGCGGACGATGATGGCGCCGCCACGACGTgtggccgacgcggcggcgccgtcgcgccggcttgctggcacgcggcggcgagcgccatgA
- the LOC120693353 gene encoding putative multidrug resistance protein isoform X3: MAKDDGPAEIVEQKAAAPAPRSFASVFVHADAADVALMVLGLVGAMGDGMSTPVMLAITSRVFDDAGSGADHLQQFNSKMNENVRNTLFLAAAHWIAAFLEAYCCTRTAERQSSRMRARYLRAVLRQDVEYFDLTVGSTSQVVTGVSGDTLFVQDALSEKVPNFVMNVAMFVASYAVALALLWRLTLVSLLIVPGFLYGRAQAGLARRMREQYARPGAIAEQAMSSVRTVYSFAVERATVARFSAALEESVRLGLRQGLAKGLAVGSGGIRIAIFAFNVWYGSRLVMYHGYKGGTVYIVSVIIVVGGGALGSALSNIKYLTEASSAAERIMELIRRVAKIDSESGAGEVLENVAGEVEFRNVAFCYPSRPKSPVFVNLSLHVPAGRSVALVGASGSGKSTVIALLERFYDPSAGEVTLDGVDIRRLQLKWLRAQMGLVSQEPALFATSIRENIKFGKEDATEEEVTAAAKAANAHGFISQLPRGYDTQVGERGIQMSGGQKQRIAIARAILKSPKILLLDEATSALDSNSERAVQEALESVSVDRTTIMVAHRLSTIRNADMIVVMQSGEVKELGTHYELNAQENGIYSSLVRLQQTTDVGMTEEAGKTGSTDILRQSDSQSITRNFSVASRSSSSRLIGDAKYDGNLRDLKPPVPSFGRLLMLNAPELKQASAGIFSAIVSGEFDGRRGFLGGKGKGLCTSSSSPRRLTPGNPISGTRGARFRSNPHPPTAPDPAALGSDADTDGPCR, translated from the exons ATGGCTAAAGACGACGGCCCGGCGGAGATAGTGGAGCAGaaggcggcggctccggctccgcGGTCATTCGCGTCAGTGTTCGTGCACGCAGATGCGGCGGACGTGGCGCTGATGGTGCTGGGCCTGGTGGGCGCCATGGGCGACGGCATGTCGACGCCGGTGATGCTGGCCATCACCAGCCGCGTCTTCGACGacgccggcagcggcgctgATCACCTCCAGCAGTTCAACTCCAAGATGAACGAG AACGTGAGGAACACGCTCTTCCTGGCTGCCGCACACTGGATCGCGGCGTTCCTAG AGGCCTATTGCTGTACGCGGACGGCGGAGCGGCAGTCGTCGCGGATGCGGGCACGGTACCTGAGGGCGGTGCTCCGGCAGGATGTGGAGTACTTCGACCTCACCGTGGGCTCGACGTCGCAGGTGGTCACCGGCGTCTCCGGCGACACCCTCTTCGTGCAGGACGCGCTAAGCGAGAAGGTGCCCAACTTCGTGATGAACGTCGCCATGTTCGTGGCCAGCTACGCCGTCGCGCTCGCGCTGCTGTGGCGGCTCACGCTGGTGTCGCTGCTCATCGTCCCCGGCTTCCTGTACGGCCGCGCCCAGGCCGGCCTGGCGCGCCGGATGCGGGAGCAGTACGCGCGCCCGGGCGCCATCGCCGAGCAGGCCATGTCGTCGGTCCGCACCGTGTACTCGTTCGCCGTGGAGAGGGCCACCGTGGCGCGGTTCTCCGCCGCGCTGGAGGAGTCGGTGCGGCTCGGGCTCAGGCAGGGGCTCGCCAAGGGCCTCgccgtcggcagcggcggcatccGCATCGCCATCTTCGCCTTCAACGTTTGGTACGGCAGCCGCCTCGTCATGTACCACGGCTACAAGGGCGGCACCGTCTACATCGTctccgtcatcatcgtcgtcggaggCGG AGCGTTGGGGTCGGCGTTGTCAAACATCAAGTACCTGACGgaggcgagctcggcggcggagaggaTCATGGAGCTGATCAGGCGGGTGGCCAAGATAGACTCGGAGAGTGGCGCCGGCGAGGTGCTGGAgaacgtcgccggcgaggtggagTTCAGGAACGTGGCATTCTGCTACCCGTCGCGACCGAAGAGCCCCGTCTTCGTGAACTTGAGCCTGCACGTGCCGGCCGGACGCTCGGTGGCGCTGGTGGGTGCCAGTGGCTCAGGGAAGTCGACGGTGATCGCGCTGCTGGAGCGCTTCTACGACCCGTCGGCCGGGGAGGTGACCCTCGACGGCGTGGACATCCGGAGGCTTCAGCTCAAGTGGTTGCGCGCGCAGATGGGGCTCGTCAGCCAGGAGCCAGCGCTGTTCGCGACATCGATCCGGGAGAACATAAAGTTTGGTAAAGAGGACGCCACGGAGGAGGAGGTCACGGCTGCAGCGAAGGCGGCCAACGCCCACGGCTTCATCTCGCAGTTGCCGCGGGGCTACGACACGCAG GTGGGTGAGCGTGGTATCCAAATGTCTGGAGGACAGAAGCAAAGGATTGCTATTGCTAGAGCAATCCTAAAGTCACCCAAGATCCTCCTCCTTGATGAAGCCACCAGTGCATTGGACAGTAATTCAGAGCGTGCTGTGCAGGAGGCGCTTGAATCGGTCTCCGTAGACCGAACAACTATTATGGTTGCACATCGTCTCTCTACAATCCGCAATGCTGATATGATTGTTGTCATGCAGTCTGGTGAGGTGAAGGAGTTAGGGACCCATTATGAGCTCAATGCACAAGAGAATGGCATATACTCATCTCTTGTACGCCTTCAACAAACCACAGATGTGGGCATGACTGAGGAGGCTGGGAAAACTGGAAGTACTGATATTTTGCGGCAATCAGACAGTCAAAGTATAACCAGGAATTTCTCTGTAGCAAGTAGGTCAAGCTCATCACGTTTGATAGGTGACGCAAAATATGATGGTAACTTAAGGGATCTAAAGCCTCCCGTGCCATCATTCGGGAGGCTACTTATGCTTAATGCGCCAGAGCTGAAGCAGGCATCAGCCGGAATCTTCAGTGCAATTGTATCTGGAG AATTCGACGGCCGGCGTGGCTTCTTGGGCGGCAAAGGCAAAGGGCTCTGCACCTCATCGTCCTCGCCCCGCCGCCTCACGCCGGGCAATCCTATCTCCGGCACCAGGGGCGCCAGGTTCAGGTCAAACCCACACCCACCGACCGCGCCCGACCCTGCAGCGCTGGGCAGCGACGCCGACACCGACGGCCCGTGCAGGTAG
- the LOC120693374 gene encoding pentatricopeptide repeat-containing protein At5g02860-like: MAETLALPLPLRAPAPPPRPTIPNPIITHRQPHTPSSSPPRLFSPTSLLSTSRPNPASSSRKPRLGRPLDPSRGGTGGDDQPWHLPPSLTLPARRALVALLADPAEHSSPRDILAALSETDLAAVLNALASRGGHPGVALVAVRAARDLHGDRALHHPRVLPAAVRVLARAGRLAEASALLEAALEPDASAYTALVSAFSRAGRFRDAVNVFRRMVDRGVRPSLVTYNVVLHVYSKMTVPWKEVVALVDSMKEDGVAMDRYTYNTLISCCRRRGLYREAAQLFDEMRAAGFKPDKVTFNSLLDVYGKARRHEDAVVVLKEMENAGCPPSVVTYNSLISAYVKDGLLKEALELKTEMEVKGMKPDVVTYTTLISGLDRIGKIDAAVGTYNEMVSNGCSPNLCTYNALIKMHGVRGKFIEMMAVFDELKSAGYVPDVVTWNTLLAVFGQNGLDSEVSGVFKEMKKAGYIPETDTYVSLISSYSRCGLFDQAMEIYKRMMEAGIYPDISTYNAVLSALARGGRWEQAEMLFAEMADRDCKPNELSYSSLLHAYANAKKLNKMKALSEDIYAERIEPHNWLVKTLVLVNNKVNNLSETEKAFEELRRRHFSLDINVLNAMVSIYGKNRMVKKVEEVLSLMKENSINHSTATYNSLMHMYSRLGDCEKCETILSEIKSSGMRPDRYSYNTVIYAYGRKGQMKEASRLFSEMKCSGVKPDIVTYNIFIKSYVANSMFEEAIDLVRYMVAQGCRPNERTCNSILQGYCRHGRMVEAKSFLTNLPKLYPGISKQEKQKLLELLAKHTS; encoded by the coding sequence atggccgaaACGCTCGCCCTCCCGCTCCCCCTCcgcgcaccggcgccgccgccgcgccctactATCCCCAACCCCATCATCACCCACCGCCAGCCTCAcacaccctcctcctcccctcctcgccTCTTCTCCCCGACCTCCCTCCTCTCCACCTCCCGCCCCAACccagcctcctcctcccgcaagCCGCGTCTCGGCCGCCCACTCGACCCCTCCCGAGGCGGGACCGGCGGCGACGACCAGCCGTGGCACCTGCCGCCGTCCCTCACCctccccgcccgccgcgcgctcgTCGCGCTCCTCGCCGACCCGGCGGAACACTCCTCCCCGCGCGACATCCTCGCCGCTCTCTCAGAGACCGATCTCGCCGCCGTCCTGAACGCGCTCGCCTCCCGCGGGGGGCACCCCGGCGTAGCGCTCGTCGCGGTCCGCGCCGCGCGGGACCTCCACGGTGACCGCGCCCTCCACCACCCGCGCGTGCTCCCAGCCGCCGTCCGCGtgctcgcgcgcgccggccgcctcgccgAGGCCTCCGCTCTCCTCGAGGCCGCGCTGGAGCCCGACGCCAGCGCATACACGGCGCTCGTGTCCGCGTTCTCCCGTGCCGGCCGGTTCCGGGACGCGGTCAACGTGTTCCGGCGCATGGTGGATAGAGGCGTGCGGCCGTCTCTCGTTACCTACAACGTCGTTCTCCATGTCTACTCCAAGATGACTGTACCGTGGAAGGAGGTTGTGGCGCTCGTCGACTCCATGAAGGAGGACGGTGTTGCAATGGACAGGTATACTTACAACACGCTCATCAGCTGTTGCCGTCGTAGGGGGCTTTACAGGGAGGCGGCACAGTTGTTTGATGAGATGAGGGCTGCTGGTTTCAAACCTGACAAGGTCACGTTCAATTCCCTGCTCGATGTGTATGGTAAGGCACGGAGGCATGAGGATGCAGTTGTGGTGCTCAAGGAGATGGAGAATGCAGGCTGTCCACCCAGTGTGGTGACCTACAATTCGCTCATCTCAGCATATGTGAAGGATGGGTTGCTGAAAGAGGCTCTGGAGCTGAAAACGGAGATGGAGGTGAAGGGGATGAAGCCTGATGTGGTTACATACACAACATTGATCTCTGGCCTTGACAGGATTGGCAAAATTGATGCAGCAGTAGGTACATACAATGAAATGGTGAGCAATGGGTGTAGCCCGAACTTGTGCACGTACAATGCATTGATCAAGATGCATGGGGTGAGGGGGAAGTTCATAGAGATGATGGCTGTCTTTGACGAGCTCAAGTCTGCTGGGTATGTGCCGGATGTTGTCACGTGGAACACACTCTTGGCTGTGTTCGGGCAGAATGGTCTAGACTCTGAGGTTTCTGGGGTGTTCAAGGAGATGAAGAAAGCTGGATATATCCCTGAGACTGACACATATGTTTCACTGATTAGCTCGTATAGTCGATGTGGTTTGTTTGACCAAGCAATGGAGATATACAAGAGGATGATGGAAGCTGGTATTTATCCAGACATTTCGACCTATAATGCTGTTCTATCTGCATTGGCTCGGGGTGGTCGCTGGGAACAGGCAGAAATGTTGTTTGCTGAAATGGCGGATAGGGATTGTAAGCCAAATGAGCTAAGTTATTCTTCACTGCTTCATGCATATGCTAATGCAAAGAAGTTGAACAAAATGAAAGCTCTGTCAGAAGATATATATGCGGAGAGGATTGAACCACACAACTGGCTAGTAAAAACATTGGTCTTGGTCAACAACAAAGTTAATAATTTATCTGAGACAGAAAAGGCATTCGAGGAACTAAGGAGGAGGCATTTCTCCCTGGATATTAATGTTCTTAATGCTATGGTATCCATATATGGAAAAAATAGGATGGTcaagaaggtggaggaggtccttTCACTCATGAAGGAGAATTCTATCAACCACAGTACTGCAACCTATAATAGCCTGATGCATATGTATTCTCGTTTAGGTGATTGTGAAAAGTGTGAAACAATCCTCAGTGAGATCAAATCAAGTGGCATGCGCCCTGATCGATATTCATATAACACTGTGATATATGCATATGGAAGAAAAGGACAGATGAAAGAAGCCTCTAGGTTGTTCTCTGAGATGAAATGTTCAGGCGTGAAACCAGATATTGTAACATACAATATTTTCATCAAGAGCTATGTCGCCAACTCAATGTTTGAAGAAGCTATTGATTTAGTACGCTATATGGTTGCCCAAGGTTGCAGGCCCAATGAGAGAACTTGCAATTCAATATTGCAGGGCTATTGTAGACATGGAAGGATGGTAGAGGCCAAATCATTCCTTACCAACCTCCCTAAACTTTATCCTGGAATATCTAAACAAGAAAAACAGAAACTGTTAGAACTGTTGGCAAAACACACTTCTTAA